The Methylacidimicrobium sp. B4 genome contains a region encoding:
- the ilvC gene encoding ketol-acid reductoisomerase: protein MAAKIYTEQETSLAPLQNRVFGVIGFGSQGHAHALNLRDSGIEVIVGLPEKSRSVGVARDLGFPVQRNGEVAAKADVLFFAAPDLAIADIYSADVVPHLRPGQTLGFAHGFAVHYRTIAPPEEVDVVLVAPKGPGHLVRREFTQGKGVPALVAVGQNPSGRALETALAWAAGIGSARAGVIETSFREETETDLFGEQAVLCGGMTALVQAGFETLVEAGYQPEMAYFECLHEMKLIVDLMYEAGISGMRFSISETAKWGDLTVGPQIIDEHVRETMRKVLGRIRDGSFAREWIAEAHGGKKHYQELLQQGAGHPIEQVGERMRSLMPWLKKRDMSGAQAAYEKGLGKGEAT from the coding sequence ATGGCGGCGAAGATCTATACGGAGCAGGAGACGAGCCTGGCTCCGCTGCAGAATCGGGTGTTCGGCGTGATCGGGTTTGGGTCGCAAGGGCATGCCCATGCGCTCAACTTGCGGGACAGCGGGATCGAGGTGATCGTGGGTCTTCCGGAGAAGAGTCGTTCGGTGGGCGTCGCGCGCGATCTCGGTTTCCCGGTTCAGCGGAATGGCGAGGTGGCGGCCAAGGCCGACGTGCTTTTCTTTGCCGCGCCCGATCTGGCGATTGCCGACATCTATTCGGCCGACGTCGTCCCGCATCTCCGGCCCGGGCAGACCCTGGGCTTCGCTCATGGGTTTGCCGTCCATTACCGGACGATCGCTCCCCCGGAAGAGGTCGACGTCGTCCTGGTGGCTCCCAAAGGCCCGGGCCACCTGGTGCGCCGGGAGTTCACCCAAGGGAAGGGGGTGCCCGCCCTCGTTGCCGTGGGACAGAACCCGTCCGGAAGAGCGCTCGAAACGGCTCTCGCCTGGGCCGCTGGCATCGGATCGGCTCGCGCCGGAGTGATCGAGACCAGCTTCCGGGAGGAGACGGAGACCGACCTCTTCGGAGAGCAGGCGGTGCTCTGCGGCGGAATGACGGCGCTGGTGCAAGCGGGGTTCGAAACCCTGGTCGAGGCCGGCTACCAGCCCGAGATGGCCTATTTCGAATGTCTCCACGAGATGAAGCTGATCGTAGATTTGATGTACGAAGCAGGAATCTCCGGCATGCGCTTTTCGATCTCGGAAACCGCCAAATGGGGGGATCTGACCGTCGGTCCGCAAATCATCGATGAGCACGTGCGCGAAACCATGCGGAAGGTCCTGGGCCGCATCCGGGATGGGAGCTTCGCGCGCGAATGGATCGCCGAGGCTCACGGAGGGAAGAAGCACTATCAGGAGCTTTTGCAACAAGGAGCGGGTCACCCGATCGAGCAGGTGGGCGAGCGGATGCGCTCTCTGATGCCCTGGTTGAAAAAACGGGACATGTCGGGGGCGCAGGCGGCCTACGAGAAGGGCTTGGGGAAAGGGGAAGCCACATGA
- the rsmA gene encoding 16S rRNA (adenine(1518)-N(6)/adenine(1519)-N(6))-dimethyltransferase RsmA: protein MSIREIREQLASSALRPQRRFGQNFLHDRNMACWIVDSALQNLSLPWRVWEVGPGLGVLTALLLERGAGVRAVEIDRGLAGILRDRFRGEARFQLCEGDVLREEWPDPVADWILIGNLPYSISGPFLASLFRQRASFRRVVVTLQREVAERLVAKPRQDAYGSLSVMGQSTYRVDIRKRLPPSVFYPAPKVESALICLEPLGEVRIPPEDREDFCSFVRESFQQRRKSLGRRWSRGERRRPEELSVAEWVSAYRELRKAAPAETGGSFGLT, encoded by the coding sequence ATGAGCATACGAGAGATCCGGGAACAGCTCGCCTCGTCTGCGCTGCGCCCGCAGCGCCGATTCGGCCAAAACTTCCTCCACGACCGGAACATGGCCTGTTGGATCGTCGACTCCGCGCTTCAAAACCTTTCCCTGCCGTGGCGGGTTTGGGAGGTCGGACCTGGCCTGGGGGTCCTGACGGCACTTCTGTTGGAGAGAGGGGCCGGGGTTCGCGCGGTCGAGATCGACCGTGGGCTTGCGGGGATCTTGCGCGATCGCTTTCGGGGCGAGGCGCGCTTTCAACTCTGCGAAGGGGATGTGTTGCGAGAGGAATGGCCCGATCCCGTGGCCGACTGGATCCTGATCGGTAACCTGCCCTATTCGATTTCCGGGCCATTTCTCGCTTCCCTCTTCCGGCAAAGGGCTTCCTTCCGCCGCGTCGTCGTGACCCTCCAGCGCGAGGTGGCCGAGCGGCTCGTGGCCAAGCCGAGGCAGGATGCCTACGGAAGCCTTTCGGTCATGGGTCAATCCACCTATCGGGTGGACATCCGAAAGCGGCTGCCCCCGTCGGTCTTCTATCCGGCTCCGAAAGTGGAGTCGGCGCTGATCTGCCTCGAGCCCTTGGGGGAGGTGCGGATTCCTCCAGAGGACCGGGAAGACTTTTGCTCCTTCGTGCGCGAGAGCTTCCAGCAGCGGCGGAAGAGCTTGGGAAGACGGTGGAGTCGTGGGGAGCGGCGGCGTCCGGAGGAGTTGAGCGTCGCCGAGTGGGTGTCGGCCTACCGGGAATTGCGGAAGGCGGCTCCGGCGGAAACGGGAGGATCTTTTGGTTTGACCTGA
- a CDS encoding ABC transporter ATP-binding protein → MTESAPRAIAREIALSVEALSYAYGNRKVLDLVSFQVEKGELIGILGPNGSGKTTLFRLLSTLYVAPPGMITLADCFYPMQAAAARRRMGVVFQSPSLDKKLTVAENLVHQGHLYGLRGSALRGRVGELLRLFGLEERSGDLVETLSGGQQRRVEVAKALLHEPELLLLDEPSTGIDPAARRDFWRHLFALKEQKGLTILVTTHLLDEAERCDRLLILDQGKRVAWDTPGRLRALIPGSVLTIRSPKLAEIEEELRRLWPGCIVRRADGALRIEPRAEESTGEAMRDAADLLQRFGGDVTALTVSQPSLEDVFLHLTGHQFDGQKEGSNGAAED, encoded by the coding sequence ATGACCGAGTCTGCTCCGCGGGCCATCGCCAGGGAGATTGCGCTCTCCGTCGAAGCGCTTTCCTACGCCTACGGAAACCGGAAGGTGCTCGACCTCGTCTCCTTCCAGGTGGAAAAGGGAGAGCTCATCGGAATCCTGGGGCCGAACGGGAGCGGGAAGACAACCCTCTTCCGCCTGCTCTCCACACTTTACGTGGCGCCCCCGGGGATGATTACCCTGGCCGACTGCTTCTATCCGATGCAGGCTGCTGCGGCGCGGCGTCGGATGGGCGTCGTCTTCCAGTCCCCCAGCCTCGACAAGAAGCTCACGGTCGCCGAGAACCTCGTGCACCAGGGTCATCTCTACGGATTGCGCGGGAGCGCATTGCGAGGGAGAGTGGGGGAGCTCCTCCGCCTTTTCGGCCTGGAAGAACGGTCAGGGGATCTGGTGGAGACCCTTTCGGGAGGACAGCAGCGGCGGGTCGAGGTCGCCAAGGCCCTTCTTCACGAGCCCGAGTTGCTGCTCCTGGATGAGCCGAGCACGGGAATCGACCCGGCGGCGCGCCGGGATTTCTGGCGACACCTCTTTGCGCTCAAGGAGCAGAAAGGGTTGACCATTCTCGTGACGACCCACCTGCTCGACGAGGCCGAGCGATGTGACCGGCTTTTGATCTTGGATCAGGGAAAACGGGTGGCCTGGGACACTCCGGGACGGTTGCGTGCGCTCATCCCGGGGTCGGTGCTCACTATTCGGTCACCGAAGCTTGCGGAGATCGAGGAGGAGCTGAGACGCCTCTGGCCGGGTTGTATCGTTCGCCGCGCCGATGGGGCCTTGCGAATCGAGCCCCGCGCCGAGGAGTCGACCGGAGAGGCGATGCGGGATGCGGCGGATCTTCTGCAGCGGTTTGGGGGAGATGTGACCGCGCTGACGGTCTCTCAGCCGTCCCTGGAGGATGTCTTTCTGCACTTGACCGGGCATCAGTTCGACGGCCAAAAGGAGGGATCGAATGGAGCCGCGGAAGACTAG
- the ilvN gene encoding acetolactate synthase small subunit, with translation MRHTISVLVANRFGVLTRIAGLFSGRGYNIDTLNVGPTHDEKVSRMTIVVKGDDKVLDQVTRQLNKLVDVIAVQDFREGESIDRQLILVKVKSTERSRAELMQICDIFRAKIVNVEPEDLTIEITGDESKVEKFLYLMSSFGILDISRTGKIALPRQGK, from the coding sequence ATGCGGCACACCATTTCGGTGCTGGTAGCGAACCGATTTGGGGTGCTCACCCGAATCGCGGGCCTGTTTAGTGGGCGTGGATACAATATCGACACCTTGAACGTCGGTCCGACGCATGACGAAAAGGTCTCCCGGATGACGATCGTCGTCAAAGGGGATGACAAGGTGCTCGATCAGGTAACGCGGCAGCTCAATAAGCTGGTGGATGTCATCGCCGTTCAGGATTTTCGCGAGGGGGAATCCATCGATCGCCAGCTGATCCTGGTGAAGGTCAAGAGCACGGAGCGTTCCAGGGCAGAGCTCATGCAGATCTGCGACATCTTCCGCGCGAAGATCGTGAACGTGGAGCCGGAGGATCTGACGATCGAGATCACGGGTGACGAGAGCAAGGTGGAGAAGTTCCTCTACTTGATGAGCAGCTTTGGAATTCTCGATATTTCCCGGACCGGGAAGATTGCCTTACCGAGGCAAGGAAAATAG
- the ppc gene encoding phosphoenolpyruvate carboxylase — MSSRPLPPDHDFDRLSRTIHLLGDALGRVIARIEGEEVLSVEEEIRSLAKASRAGEAAASDSLAGAVRRLSAPLAYEIAMAFTSYFELVNLAEEDYRIDLLRRRRQQQLESGPFPRASIEAALAELKAKGVEQEEMQRILDKLHITLVVTAHPTEAKRRTILVKLQRLANLLRDKEKSFLDPSADWSSSLESEIASLWLTDRNRTERPQVLDEVRTGLWFFDSTLWEVLPDLQAEMERALERHYPTVRPPQGWISFGSWIGGDRDGHPSVTFEITAESLVLHRRLALSKIAAGLDRLSRLLTISLRRDPSAATLLDLFSQRERRILQRNRLALLYPNEPYRLLLAALHEEVLEERENARASDLLDLFGPHPEPQLTLGNLSREIDAVAATLKRGRAPVLADGDLLRLQRQVQVFGLHTAALDIRQHSRVHQEALDEILPSCGGVENYSRLDEDQKETVLSSLLREPPPSDLRRLWERCGPAGRDALGSLLTVSRAQALYGRECAGAYVISMTREPSDVLEVLFLCHLAQVDLAIAPLVETLDDLAAAPAILRSLLTHPSYRKQVERRGNEQIVMLGYSDSNKDCGYLAASWALYKAQEAIVEICRRNGVTPILFHGRGGTIARGGGPAAQAILAQPCGLVEGKIRITEQGEVLSTRYHDPDLAFRILQQITYGALTGIHASRSPSHLPARWTDAMDEIAAQSVLLYHDLVRQDPAFLQFWQEATPIDELRQLNLGSRPAVRSRVDTLEELRAIPWVFSWIQSRFVLPAWYGLGALASFCEESPGALGLLQEMYEEWPFFRTTLDNAQQSLAKTDMSIAERYASLVGDGEIRERIFSKIRSEYDRSVTSVLAICRIGALLDREPVLQRSIRLRNPYVDPLNYIQVEMIRRLRSLGAGQEEEERALRRVIALTVNGISAGLRNTG, encoded by the coding sequence ATGAGCTCCAGACCGCTGCCGCCGGATCACGATTTCGACCGCCTCTCCCGGACCATTCATCTGCTCGGAGACGCTCTGGGCCGTGTGATCGCCAGGATCGAGGGAGAGGAAGTGCTTTCCGTCGAAGAGGAGATCCGATCGCTCGCGAAAGCCAGTCGGGCCGGGGAAGCCGCCGCCTCCGACTCCCTTGCCGGCGCGGTCAGGCGGCTATCGGCACCCCTCGCTTACGAAATCGCCATGGCGTTCACCAGTTATTTCGAGCTGGTGAACCTGGCCGAGGAGGACTACCGGATCGATCTGCTACGTCGGCGCCGGCAGCAGCAACTGGAATCCGGGCCCTTTCCGCGCGCCTCGATCGAGGCAGCGCTGGCGGAGCTCAAGGCCAAGGGGGTCGAGCAGGAAGAGATGCAACGGATCCTCGACAAGCTCCACATCACTCTCGTCGTGACAGCGCACCCGACGGAAGCCAAGCGGCGCACGATCCTCGTCAAGCTGCAGCGGTTGGCGAACCTGCTGCGCGACAAGGAGAAAAGCTTCCTCGATCCGTCGGCCGACTGGTCTTCCTCTCTGGAAAGCGAGATCGCTTCCCTATGGCTGACGGATCGCAACCGCACGGAACGGCCCCAGGTTCTCGACGAGGTTCGGACCGGTCTCTGGTTTTTCGATTCGACGCTCTGGGAGGTCCTCCCCGACCTGCAGGCCGAGATGGAAAGAGCGCTCGAGCGCCACTATCCCACGGTGCGCCCGCCGCAGGGCTGGATCTCGTTCGGCTCCTGGATCGGGGGAGATCGTGACGGGCATCCGTCGGTGACCTTCGAGATCACCGCGGAAAGCCTGGTTCTCCATCGCCGCCTTGCTCTTTCCAAGATCGCCGCGGGCCTCGACCGGCTTTCTCGCCTCCTGACCATTTCCCTCCGCCGGGACCCCTCCGCAGCAACGCTGCTCGATCTCTTCTCGCAACGCGAGCGCCGCATCCTTCAGCGCAACCGTCTCGCTCTCCTCTATCCGAACGAGCCGTATCGCCTGCTGCTGGCCGCACTGCACGAGGAAGTTCTGGAGGAGCGGGAGAACGCCCGGGCCTCCGACCTGCTCGACCTGTTCGGACCCCATCCCGAGCCTCAGCTCACGCTCGGCAATCTCTCCCGGGAGATCGACGCCGTCGCCGCGACACTCAAACGCGGCCGCGCTCCCGTTCTCGCGGATGGAGACCTGCTCCGGCTCCAGCGACAGGTACAAGTCTTCGGCCTCCACACGGCCGCCCTCGACATCCGCCAACACTCGCGCGTGCACCAAGAGGCGCTCGACGAGATCCTGCCCTCCTGCGGCGGGGTAGAGAACTACTCGCGGCTGGACGAGGACCAAAAGGAAACGGTCCTCTCCTCCCTTCTCCGGGAGCCGCCGCCAAGCGACCTACGCCGGCTGTGGGAGCGCTGCGGCCCGGCGGGCCGTGATGCCCTGGGCTCACTTTTGACCGTCTCGCGAGCACAGGCGCTCTATGGGAGGGAGTGCGCGGGAGCCTACGTGATCAGCATGACCCGGGAGCCCTCCGATGTTCTGGAGGTGCTTTTTCTCTGCCATCTCGCTCAGGTCGACCTCGCCATCGCACCGCTGGTGGAAACGTTGGATGATCTCGCGGCGGCTCCGGCGATCCTCCGAAGCCTTCTCACCCACCCGTCTTATCGGAAGCAGGTGGAGCGGCGAGGGAACGAGCAGATCGTGATGCTCGGTTATTCCGACAGCAACAAAGACTGCGGCTATCTCGCAGCGAGCTGGGCGCTCTACAAGGCGCAAGAGGCCATTGTCGAGATTTGCCGCCGGAACGGGGTGACTCCCATCCTCTTTCACGGTCGCGGCGGAACGATCGCCCGAGGGGGAGGTCCCGCGGCGCAGGCCATTCTCGCCCAGCCGTGCGGGCTAGTCGAAGGCAAGATCCGGATTACCGAGCAAGGAGAGGTGCTCTCCACCCGCTACCACGACCCCGACCTGGCCTTTCGCATCCTGCAGCAGATCACCTACGGAGCCCTCACGGGAATCCATGCCTCCCGATCGCCATCCCATCTGCCGGCCCGCTGGACCGACGCCATGGACGAGATCGCAGCTCAAAGCGTTCTTCTCTATCACGATCTTGTGCGTCAGGATCCCGCCTTTCTTCAGTTCTGGCAGGAAGCGACCCCGATCGACGAGCTGCGGCAGCTCAACCTGGGCAGCCGACCAGCCGTCCGCTCCCGGGTCGACACCCTGGAGGAGCTGCGAGCGATCCCCTGGGTTTTTTCCTGGATCCAGAGCCGCTTTGTCCTACCCGCTTGGTATGGCCTGGGCGCCTTGGCCTCCTTTTGCGAGGAATCCCCGGGAGCGCTCGGGCTGCTTCAGGAGATGTACGAGGAATGGCCGTTCTTTCGCACCACCCTGGACAATGCGCAACAATCCCTTGCCAAGACCGACATGAGCATCGCAGAGCGTTACGCCTCGCTCGTAGGCGATGGGGAGATCCGAGAGCGGATCTTCTCGAAGATTCGGAGCGAATATGACCGCTCGGTCACTTCGGTACTGGCCATCTGCCGAATTGGCGCTCTGCTCGACCGGGAACCGGTCCTCCAACGTTCGATCCGGCTCCGGAATCCCTACGTGGATCCCCTCAATTACATCCAGGTCGAGATGATCCGCCGCCTCCGCTCGCTCGGTGCGGGGCAGGAGGAAGAGGAGCGCGCGCTGCGACGAGTCATCGCGCTCACCGTGAACGGGATCAGCGCCGGGTTGCGCAATACGGGATGA
- a CDS encoding 3-deoxy-D-manno-octulosonic acid transferase produces the protein MKVPLLRWGYRLLFPVVAGLASPYYLLRLSKRGNPREGWTERMAFYPPSIRDRAGRGVDLWIHAVSVGEVLVALALLRELRRKAPRLRVALSVTTITGRRVALGAADAHTVVLWSPIDFPGVVKRAFDLLRPRALILVETEVWPNYLWEAKRRRVPVLLLNARLSPRTERWYRRFPEVFRPLLQGLSLVLAQAPEDVDRLAGAGFPPERIFVTGNLKYDVANVGSGRAESRCPWWGACGWPPDALVLLAGSTHPGEEEVMLDLYQSSRARHPNLRLVLAPRHVERSPEIHAICRKAGLSVALRSDLGTMGSPGSPPDVLLLNTTGELRFLYEKATVVFIGKSLCAHGGQNFLEAACAGKPILVGPHMENFAMLVREFRKERALLQAADRSELASFLEELLASEEMRLEFGKRAHGVFGKNVGAAARAADVVVGLLRTQPEVRAGS, from the coding sequence GTGAAGGTTCCTCTTCTGCGCTGGGGTTACCGGCTCCTGTTCCCGGTCGTTGCCGGCCTGGCCAGCCCGTACTATCTCCTTCGACTCTCCAAGCGGGGCAACCCTCGAGAGGGGTGGACCGAGAGGATGGCCTTCTATCCTCCCTCGATCCGCGATCGGGCGGGGAGGGGAGTAGACCTCTGGATCCACGCCGTAAGCGTGGGAGAGGTACTGGTGGCACTCGCCCTGCTACGGGAGCTCAGGCGCAAGGCGCCGCGCCTTCGGGTCGCCTTGAGCGTCACGACGATCACCGGCCGGAGGGTAGCCTTGGGCGCTGCGGATGCGCACACGGTCGTTCTCTGGAGCCCCATCGATTTTCCGGGGGTGGTCAAGCGGGCCTTCGACCTGTTACGGCCGCGCGCCTTGATCCTTGTGGAGACGGAGGTCTGGCCGAATTATCTTTGGGAGGCCAAGAGACGACGAGTTCCGGTTCTCTTGCTCAACGCACGCCTCTCTCCCCGGACCGAACGTTGGTACCGTCGCTTTCCCGAGGTGTTTCGGCCTCTTTTGCAAGGGCTTTCGCTCGTGCTGGCGCAGGCGCCGGAGGACGTCGACCGCCTGGCTGGAGCCGGCTTTCCGCCGGAGCGCATCTTCGTGACGGGAAATCTCAAGTATGACGTCGCCAACGTGGGCAGCGGGCGGGCGGAGTCGCGCTGCCCTTGGTGGGGGGCATGCGGATGGCCCCCGGACGCCCTCGTTCTGTTGGCGGGCAGCACCCATCCCGGAGAAGAGGAGGTCATGCTCGACCTCTACCAGAGCTCGAGAGCTCGCCATCCCAATCTGCGCCTGGTCCTCGCGCCAAGGCATGTCGAGCGGAGCCCAGAGATTCATGCGATCTGTCGGAAAGCCGGGCTTTCCGTTGCCTTGCGCAGCGACCTTGGGACAATGGGTTCGCCCGGTTCTCCCCCGGATGTCCTGCTTCTGAACACGACGGGGGAGCTCCGCTTCCTCTACGAGAAGGCAACGGTCGTCTTCATCGGAAAGAGCCTTTGCGCCCATGGCGGCCAGAACTTTTTGGAGGCCGCTTGCGCGGGAAAACCGATTCTCGTCGGTCCCCACATGGAAAACTTCGCCATGCTCGTTCGGGAATTTCGGAAGGAGCGAGCCCTGCTCCAGGCGGCCGACCGGTCGGAGCTCGCCTCTTTCCTCGAGGAGCTGCTTGCCTCTGAGGAGATGCGCTTGGAATTCGGAAAGAGAGCGCACGGGGTCTTCGGCAAGAATGTGGGAGCGGCCGCGCGCGCGGCGGATGTCGTGGTGGGACTGCTTCGGACGCAACCGGAAGTCCGGGCGGGATCATGA
- a CDS encoding 2-isopropylmalate synthase yields the protein MKEANRVTIFDTTLRDGEQCPGASMTPRQKLEVARQLARLGVDVIEAGFPVISQGDFASVRDIAEQIEGPKICGLARCLAADIDAAGEALRPAGKRGRIHVFLATSSIHRVHKLAKSREEVIRIAAEAIRRARGFVEDVEFSPEDATRTEPDFLLRIVTEAIAAGASTINIPDTVGYTTPEEFAERIRMLREGVPNIGMAVLSVHCHNDLGLAVANSLAALQAGARQVEGTINGIGERAGNAALEEIVMALNTRRDLFGGLETGVHAKEIVRTSRLVARMSGLHVQRNKAVVGENAFAHSAGIHQDGVLKKRETYEIMDPTAIGWGETELPLTKHSGRAALEKRLVTLGFGLSREEIDAVFGKFKEIGDKKKFVYDDDLVALAEGQITRIQETFELVYWSVSTAFQGVPTATVRLRKGAEVSTDAGVGGGSVDAAMKAIDRISGQHGHLVEYRVEAVTEGKDAIGEVTVRVDFGEGRLITGKAASTDVVEASVRAYLNAVNRSFLSRTELPGKEETAPSREDKVA from the coding sequence ATGAAAGAGGCCAATCGAGTCACGATTTTCGATACCACGTTGCGCGATGGAGAGCAGTGCCCCGGGGCGAGCATGACGCCTCGGCAAAAGCTCGAGGTAGCGCGCCAGCTGGCGCGCCTCGGCGTTGACGTGATCGAGGCGGGCTTTCCAGTGATCAGCCAGGGAGATTTCGCCTCGGTCCGGGACATCGCCGAGCAGATCGAAGGTCCCAAGATCTGCGGGCTGGCGCGTTGCCTTGCCGCCGATATCGACGCTGCGGGAGAGGCGTTGCGGCCCGCGGGAAAGCGTGGACGGATTCACGTTTTTCTGGCGACCTCGTCGATCCATCGCGTGCACAAGCTGGCGAAGAGCCGGGAGGAGGTGATTCGCATCGCTGCCGAGGCGATCCGCCGAGCACGCGGCTTCGTCGAGGACGTGGAATTCTCTCCGGAGGATGCGACCCGGACCGAGCCCGACTTTCTCTTGCGTATCGTGACGGAGGCGATCGCCGCGGGAGCGAGCACGATCAACATCCCGGACACCGTGGGATACACCACGCCCGAAGAGTTTGCGGAGCGGATCCGCATGCTCCGGGAGGGAGTCCCCAACATCGGGATGGCCGTATTGAGCGTTCATTGCCACAACGACCTCGGCTTGGCGGTGGCCAACTCGCTGGCGGCGCTCCAGGCAGGGGCGAGGCAGGTCGAAGGGACGATCAACGGGATTGGCGAGCGGGCCGGGAATGCCGCGCTCGAGGAGATCGTAATGGCGCTCAACACGCGCCGCGATCTTTTCGGCGGGCTCGAAACGGGCGTCCATGCCAAGGAGATCGTTCGGACCAGCCGCCTGGTGGCCCGGATGTCCGGACTCCACGTCCAGCGCAACAAGGCGGTGGTTGGAGAAAATGCATTTGCCCATAGCGCTGGCATCCACCAGGACGGAGTCCTCAAGAAGCGAGAGACCTACGAGATCATGGACCCCACCGCGATTGGTTGGGGAGAGACCGAGCTTCCCTTGACGAAGCACAGCGGCAGGGCCGCCCTGGAAAAGAGGCTCGTGACCCTCGGGTTCGGGTTGAGCCGGGAGGAGATCGACGCCGTTTTCGGCAAGTTCAAGGAGATTGGAGACAAAAAGAAGTTTGTCTACGACGACGATCTGGTCGCTCTCGCCGAAGGGCAGATCACCAGGATCCAGGAAACCTTCGAGCTGGTCTACTGGAGCGTGTCGACGGCATTCCAGGGAGTGCCCACCGCCACGGTCCGCCTGCGCAAGGGAGCCGAAGTCTCGACCGATGCCGGAGTCGGGGGTGGATCAGTCGATGCGGCGATGAAAGCGATCGATCGGATCAGCGGACAGCATGGGCACTTGGTCGAGTACCGTGTGGAGGCTGTCACCGAAGGCAAGGACGCGATCGGCGAGGTTACGGTCCGGGTCGATTTCGGCGAAGGCAGGCTCATCACCGGAAAAGCGGCCTCCACCGATGTGGTCGAGGCGAGCGTCCGAGCCTATCTCAACGCGGTCAACCGTTCCTTCCTCTCCCGAACGGAGCTTCCGGGGAAAGAGGAAACCGCTCCGTCCCGAGAAGACAAGGTTGCTTAA
- a CDS encoding tyrosine recombinase XerC — MSTRRQSSPEGGKEKSKDGEEAGRAGSGLPESQEQEIVSFLAFLRDQKGYSPFTVRNYEHALREFARSRQGQSWWSVGPEDLRSYLYELCRRPELGAASLRVRFAALRSFFARAVRGKQMADNPARSLSLPRLARRLPIFLTQEQIFRLLDAPRRKWIDRQKKRSVRGPAWKEWQMWRDQAWLEVLYGAGLRLRELTGLRRGDFDPEQELVRVRGKGGKERICPVGPSATEAILRYRELCPHQADALFVSGRGKPLSPRFVESALRLYLTESGLEGAYSPHKLRHSFATHLLNNGADLRSVQELLGHARLSTTQIYTGVSTQRLREVYQAAHPRASA; from the coding sequence GTGAGCACGCGTCGTCAGTCGTCCCCGGAGGGAGGGAAAGAAAAGAGCAAGGACGGGGAGGAGGCGGGGCGAGCCGGATCCGGGCTTCCGGAAAGCCAAGAGCAGGAAATCGTGAGCTTCCTGGCCTTTCTGCGAGACCAGAAGGGCTATTCCCCCTTTACGGTTCGGAATTACGAGCACGCCTTGCGGGAGTTCGCCCGTTCTCGGCAGGGACAATCCTGGTGGTCGGTCGGACCGGAGGATCTGCGCAGCTATCTTTACGAGCTTTGCCGCCGGCCGGAATTGGGAGCGGCTTCCCTCCGTGTCCGGTTTGCCGCGCTTCGCTCATTCTTCGCCCGGGCCGTGCGAGGGAAGCAGATGGCGGACAATCCCGCTCGCTCCCTGAGCCTCCCGCGACTGGCCCGTCGCCTGCCGATCTTCTTGACGCAAGAGCAGATCTTTCGGCTTCTGGATGCCCCTCGGAGAAAGTGGATCGATCGGCAGAAGAAAAGATCCGTTCGCGGCCCGGCGTGGAAGGAATGGCAGATGTGGAGGGATCAGGCATGGCTCGAGGTGCTCTATGGCGCGGGCTTGCGCTTGCGGGAATTGACCGGCCTGCGGCGGGGTGACTTCGATCCCGAGCAGGAGCTCGTCCGGGTGCGGGGGAAAGGGGGAAAGGAGCGGATCTGTCCGGTCGGCCCCTCCGCTACCGAGGCGATCCTTCGCTATCGGGAGCTCTGCCCCCACCAGGCCGATGCGCTCTTTGTCTCCGGTCGAGGGAAGCCGCTCTCTCCCCGCTTTGTCGAATCGGCGCTCCGGCTCTATCTGACGGAGTCGGGCCTGGAAGGGGCGTACAGTCCGCACAAGCTGCGGCACAGCTTCGCGACGCACCTGCTCAACAATGGAGCCGATCTGCGGAGCGTGCAGGAGTTGCTCGGTCACGCTCGCCTTTCGACCACCCAGATTTACACCGGGGTATCGACCCAGCGGCTGCGAGAGGTCTACCAAGCGGCCCACCCCCGCGCATCGGCGTGA